A single region of the Bacteroidales bacterium genome encodes:
- a CDS encoding urocanate hydratase → MTLSDFQKAIISGIPSELPKPKQLSQNKNHAPKRKDILSKKEKKLAIQNALRYFPKEWHSTLATEFAKELKDFGHIYMYRFKPDYEIYARPISEYPAKTRQAAAIMLMIQNNLDPRVAQHPDELITYGGNGAVFQNWAQYLITMQYLSQMTEEQTLSMYSGHPMGLFPSHKDAPRVIVTNGMVIPNYSSRDDYERMNALGVSQYGQMTAGSYMYIGPQGIVHGTTITILNAGRMIAKKGKSIEGMIFVSSGLGGMSGAQPKAANIAGIVSIVAEINPAAANKRHEQGWVDKISYDLNEVTKLALEASKNKKALSIAYVGNIVDLWEHLYNENVFVHIGSDQTSLHNPFAGGYYPAGMSFEEANIMMAEKPELFKEKVHESLRRQVDIINKHTEKGTYFFDYGNAFLLESSRAGAKILKDDGSFIYPSYVQDIMGPMCFDFGFGPFRWVCTSGNEKDLETSDNIAADVLSNIAANSPDEISQQMKDNIHWIREAQKNKLVVGSQARILYADAEGRIKIAEAFNNAIKEGKISAPIVLGRDHHDVSGTDSPFRETANIYDGSSFTADMAVQNFVGDSFRGATWVSLHNGGGVGWGEVINGGFGMVLDGSESADKKLKSMLHWDVNNGIARRNWARNPNSIFAIKRAMDSNPALKVTLPNIVDENLLENLDF, encoded by the coding sequence ATGACCCTTTCAGATTTTCAAAAAGCTATTATAAGCGGCATTCCAAGCGAATTACCAAAGCCAAAACAATTAAGTCAAAATAAAAATCATGCTCCAAAACGAAAAGACATTCTTTCTAAAAAAGAGAAAAAACTTGCAATACAAAACGCTTTGCGCTATTTCCCTAAAGAATGGCATTCTACGCTTGCTACAGAATTTGCAAAAGAATTAAAAGATTTTGGGCATATCTATATGTACAGATTCAAACCTGATTATGAAATTTATGCTCGCCCAATATCAGAATATCCTGCAAAAACAAGACAGGCTGCGGCAATCATGCTAATGATACAAAATAATCTTGACCCAAGAGTTGCACAACACCCAGACGAATTAATCACCTATGGCGGAAATGGAGCCGTTTTTCAAAATTGGGCACAATATTTAATTACGATGCAATATTTGTCGCAAATGACTGAAGAGCAAACTCTATCAATGTATAGCGGGCATCCAATGGGGCTTTTCCCAAGCCACAAAGATGCTCCAAGAGTTATTGTAACAAACGGTATGGTTATTCCTAATTATAGCTCCAGAGACGATTACGAGCGGATGAATGCTCTTGGAGTTTCTCAATACGGTCAAATGACAGCAGGCTCCTATATGTATATTGGACCACAAGGAATTGTGCATGGGACAACCATTACTATTCTCAATGCTGGTCGCATGATTGCAAAGAAAGGAAAAAGTATTGAAGGAATGATTTTTGTAAGTTCTGGACTTGGCGGAATGTCTGGTGCTCAGCCAAAAGCAGCTAATATTGCTGGCATTGTAAGCATAGTTGCAGAAATTAATCCTGCTGCTGCAAACAAAAGACATGAGCAAGGTTGGGTTGACAAAATCTCTTATGATTTAAACGAAGTTACAAAATTAGCTTTAGAAGCATCGAAAAACAAAAAAGCCCTTTCCATTGCATACGTTGGAAATATTGTTGATCTATGGGAACATCTCTATAATGAAAATGTTTTTGTTCACATAGGCTCTGACCAAACTTCGCTCCATAACCCATTTGCAGGCGGTTATTATCCTGCTGGAATGAGTTTTGAAGAAGCAAATATAATGATGGCAGAAAAGCCTGAATTGTTTAAAGAAAAAGTACACGAAAGTTTAAGACGTCAAGTTGATATTATAAACAAGCACACAGAAAAAGGAACTTATTTCTTTGATTATGGCAATGCTTTTCTACTAGAATCTTCAAGAGCTGGAGCAAAAATATTAAAAGATGACGGCTCTTTCATATATCCAAGCTACGTTCAAGACATAATGGGACCAATGTGCTTTGATTTTGGCTTTGGACCTTTCCGCTGGGTATGCACTTCTGGCAATGAAAAAGACCTTGAAACGTCTGATAATATTGCAGCAGATGTGCTTAGCAATATTGCTGCTAATTCTCCTGACGAAATTAGCCAACAGATGAAAGATAATATCCATTGGATACGTGAAGCACAAAAAAACAAGCTTGTTGTTGGCTCTCAGGCTCGTATTTTATACGCTGATGCAGAAGGCAGAATAAAAATTGCAGAAGCGTTTAATAACGCTATAAAAGAAGGAAAAATATCTGCTCCTATTGTTCTGGGTCGCGACCACCACGACGTTTCTGGCACTGACAGCCCATTTAGAGAAACAGCTAACATTTATGATGGCTCAAGTTTTACAGCAGATATGGCTGTGCAAAACTTTGTCGGAGACTCGTTTAGAGGAGCAACATGGGTTTCTCTTCATAATGGAGGCGGCGTTGGCTGGGGAGAAGTTATCAACGGTGGCTTTGGAATGGTGTTAGATGGCAGCGAAAGTGCTGATAAAAAATTGAAATCTATGCTCCATTGGGACGTAAACAATGGTATTGCAAGAAGAAATTGGGCAAGAAATCCTAATTCAATTTTTGCAATAAAAAGAGCAATGGATAGTAATCCTGCATTAAAAGTAACATTACCAAATATTGTTGACGAGAATTTATTAGAAAACCTTGATTTTTAA
- a CDS encoding branched-chain amino acid aminotransferase — MKSLNKKSILLFETIKVSNFEIHNIDYHINRAKKSICGELKFDLQEVINVNSSGTFRAKVIYDEFGNFIETQISEYKKREIKCLKLICSEISYDKKFLNRQQLDDLFAKREDCDDVLIVKNGLITDTSIANIAIYSKNKWITPQKPLLKGTVRERLIEKNFLKEKDIKKEDVLNAEKIALMNAMTDFYEIENIIIKK, encoded by the coding sequence ATGAAGAGCTTAAACAAAAAGTCTATTTTACTTTTTGAAACAATAAAAGTATCGAATTTTGAAATACACAATATTGACTACCACATAAATCGAGCAAAAAAATCAATTTGTGGCGAGCTTAAATTCGATTTGCAAGAAGTTATAAATGTTAATAGCAGCGGAACTTTTAGAGCAAAAGTTATTTATGACGAATTTGGCAATTTTATAGAAACACAAATATCTGAATACAAAAAAAGAGAAATTAAATGTCTTAAATTAATATGCTCAGAAATAAGCTACGACAAAAAATTTCTAAACAGACAACAATTAGATGACCTTTTTGCAAAGCGAGAAGACTGTGATGATGTATTAATCGTGAAAAACGGGCTAATTACCGACACAAGTATTGCAAACATTGCTATTTATTCCAAAAACAAATGGATAACTCCACAAAAACCTTTGCTAAAAGGAACAGTACGAGAGCGTTTAATTGAAAAAAACTTTTTGAAAGAAAAAGATATAAAAAAAGAAGACGTTTTAAATGCTGAAAAAATTGCACTAATGAACGCTATGACAGATTTTTATGAAATCGAAAACATTATTATTAAAAAATAA
- a CDS encoding aminodeoxychorismate synthase component I, whose product MKVETIEKINQLSKENSAFVAIISYDCPDNDIICPIEKTQEQGIFFKYYDKYTKRTDIPKHAYNLTPVDFEIYKKAFDKVQNYIQKGDIDLINLCFKTNIETNLSLEQIYEYSNAPLVVMLRNKFVCFTPEIFVNIEGNRISTFPMKGTISANIPNAKEILLNDQKEHREQVMICELMKNELARVSTNINVDRFRYFTHVENKNGNIWQTSSEISGILKPKYENKLGSILENLLPAGSISGMPKENSTKIAAEVESSKREYYTGVFIHFDGKICKSYVLIRFVGLDQNKNLYYFSGGGITKESEVKKEYEELKQKVYFTF is encoded by the coding sequence ATGAAAGTAGAAACAATTGAAAAAATAAATCAATTAAGTAAAGAAAACTCGGCTTTTGTTGCCATCATTAGCTACGACTGTCCTGATAACGACATAATTTGTCCGATAGAAAAAACACAAGAGCAAGGTATATTTTTTAAATATTACGATAAATACACAAAACGAACAGACATTCCGAAACACGCTTATAATCTAACTCCCGTTGATTTTGAAATATATAAAAAAGCATTTGATAAAGTTCAAAATTATATACAAAAAGGCGATATAGACTTAATAAATCTTTGCTTTAAAACAAACATAGAAACGAATCTTAGCTTAGAGCAAATTTATGAATACTCTAATGCACCGTTGGTTGTTATGCTAAGAAATAAATTCGTGTGTTTTACTCCTGAAATATTTGTAAACATAGAAGGGAACAGAATTTCAACATTTCCTATGAAAGGAACAATAAGTGCAAACATACCTAACGCAAAAGAAATATTGCTAAACGACCAAAAAGAGCACAGGGAGCAAGTTATGATTTGTGAACTAATGAAAAACGAATTAGCAAGAGTTAGCACAAACATAAACGTTGACAGATTTAGATATTTCACACATGTAGAAAATAAAAACGGAAATATTTGGCAAACAAGTTCAGAAATCTCCGGAATTTTAAAACCCAAATACGAAAACAAACTCGGAAGTATATTAGAAAACTTATTGCCAGCTGGCTCCATAAGCGGAATGCCAAAAGAAAATTCAACAAAAATAGCAGCAGAAGTAGAAAGCAGCAAAAGAGAATATTACACTGGTGTTTTCATACATTTTGATGGGAAAATTTGCAAAAGTTATGTCCTAATTCGCTTTGTGGGTTTAGACCAAAATAAAAACTTGTATTACTTTAGTGGAGGCGGGATAACAAAAGAAAGCGAAGTAAAAAAAGAATATGAAGAGCTTAAACAAAAAGTCTATTTTACTTTTTGA
- a CDS encoding site-specific DNA-methyltransferase: protein MANKRQNGTKTSAFGTSGRINHDSSKFYNSKLYTELGKKKTLEKNENDFPYELENKFILGSAENMKELPDNSVHLMITSPPYNVSKEYDDDLSLKEYLQLLENSFKETYRVLVNGGRACVNVANLGRKPYIPLSDYISKIMISIGFNMRGEIIWNKAASASPSTAWGSWQSASNPILRDVHEYILIFSKGDYKREKKEKENTISKEQFMEWTKSIWTMNTESAKRIGHPAPFPEELPYRLIQLYSFKDDIILDPFMGSGTTAVSALKSNRKFVGYDISQEYIDLAERRVLPLKTQTKFDFDLAPQQTEP from the coding sequence ATGGCTAATAAAAGACAAAACGGAACAAAAACAAGTGCTTTCGGAACAAGCGGAAGAATAAATCATGATAGTTCAAAGTTTTACAATTCTAAATTATATACAGAACTTGGTAAGAAAAAAACACTAGAAAAAAATGAAAATGATTTTCCTTATGAATTAGAAAATAAATTTATACTTGGTTCTGCAGAAAACATGAAAGAACTACCTGATAATTCTGTACACTTGATGATAACTTCGCCGCCCTACAATGTATCAAAAGAATATGACGATGATTTATCTTTAAAAGAATATTTACAACTTCTTGAAAACTCATTTAAAGAAACATATAGGGTTTTAGTTAATGGCGGTCGTGCTTGTGTAAATGTTGCTAATCTCGGTAGAAAGCCTTATATCCCTTTATCTGACTACATTTCTAAAATTATGATAAGTATTGGCTTTAACATGCGTGGCGAAATTATATGGAATAAAGCTGCAAGCGCAAGTCCTTCGACAGCTTGGGGAAGTTGGCAAAGTGCATCTAATCCTATATTGAGAGATGTACACGAATATATTTTAATTTTTTCAAAAGGCGATTATAAAAGGGAAAAAAAAGAAAAAGAAAACACCATTTCAAAAGAACAATTTATGGAATGGACAAAATCAATTTGGACAATGAATACAGAAAGTGCAAAAAGAATTGGACATCCTGCTCCTTTTCCCGAAGAACTACCATATAGACTAATACAATTGTATTCTTTTAAAGATGATATTATTTTAGATCCTTTTATGGGAAGTGGAACAACAGCTGTTTCAGCTTTGAAATCAAACAGAAAATTTGTAGGCTACGATATAAGTCAAGAATATATTGACCTTGCAGAAAGAAGAGTACTCCCGCTTAAAACACAAACTAAATTCGATTTTGACCTTGCTCCTCAACAAACAGAACCATAA